The following DNA comes from Alphaproteobacteria bacterium HT1-32.
TTGTGAGCAAGATGTCCGGACGCCCTAAACCGACACCGGAACATTGTGCTGAACTGGTGCGGCGCATTGCCGAAAGCCATGACAAATCCGCTTTCGGAGAAATTTTCGATCTCTTTTCCGGGCGTCTCAAAAGCTATTTCCTCGGGCTTGGTACCTCGGAGAGCGATGCTGAGGAACTGGTTCAGGAAACCCTGATTCTGGTCTGGCGGCGTGCGGCGCAGTTTGATGGCGCAAAGGCCGGCTTCACCACCTGGCTGTTCACCATCGCCCGGAACAAGAGCATCGACCGGATTCGCAAGGAACGCCGGCCTTCCCTCGATCCGGATGAGCCGATGCTGCAACCGGAGCCGGAAACCGCACCTGATGTGGCTCTGAACAGGGAACAGGAAGCTCTGACATTGCGCGCGGCGATAAAAACGCTGCCGCAGGAGCAATCCGATCTGATCCGGCTCGCGTATTATGAAGAGCTTGCACATGGCGCTATCGCCGCAAGGCTAAACCTGCCGGTGGGAACGGTAAAATCCCGGATCCGGCTGGCGATGAAGAAACTTCGACAGGCATATGGAACAGAAGAATGAAGCCGACATTTCACCCGCATGAAGAACTGCTGATGGAGTATGCCTCCGGCGCTCTCGGCGAGAGCCATGCGCTGATGGTGGCGACGCATCTGTCTTTCTGCCCGGTCTGCCGGGAGACGGTTCGCAAGATGGAAAGCTTTGGCGGCGATCTGCTGGATCAGCTGGCTGATGTACAGATGTCAGACCCGGCAAAGGCGGCGCTGTTCGATCAGCTTGATGATCTGGCGCCGGAACCCCTGCGCCCTGCAACATCTCTCTCCGGTGATCACCCCTGCGCGTTTCCCCCGTTGCGGGACTATCTGAGCGGCGGTCTGGCCTCGGCCAGCTGGCGTCGTCTTGGGCCGGCGGTCCGGTATGCTGATCTCAACAAGGGCCGCGACGGGGCGGATGCCCAGCTGATCCATGTGAAGGCGGGCCGTAAAAGCATTCAGCATACTCATACCGGTGATGAATGGACGCTGGTGCTGAAGGGGGCCTATGACGACGGCATTGGCCGGTATCAGGCCGGAGATGCGGTTTTTGCGGATCGTGATACCGACCACAACCCGACGGCTTTGCCGCAGGAAGACTGTATCTGTCTTGTGGTGATCGACAGCCCGATCAGGCTGACAGGTCCGGTCGGGCGTCTGTTCGACCCGATTATTTCCCGCGCTTTCGGCTGACCGGATCAGCCCGGGGGATGGGCTGACCTGTAGCGGTGAAGTGCTGCCAGGCAGGCCTGTCGGCGGTCGTCATCCTGAAACCCGGCTTCCATGGCATTTTGCGCCAGCTGGTCAATCTCGGATCGTGTCAGGTTGAGCGCCCGGGACAGGGCGAGATAGTTTTCAGTCATATAGCCGCCGAAATAGGCGGGATCATCTGAATTGATGGTTGCTTTCATCCCGGCATCCAGCATCCGGCGGACCGGATGATCCCGCAGGTCAGTGACGACCTGAAGCCGGAGGTTGGAGAGCGGGCAGACCGTCAGCGCAATGCCGTCACGGGCAATCCGTGCCGTCAGTTCAGGGTCATCAAGAGCACGGTTGCCGTGGTCGATGCGGTCAATTTTCAGCAGGTCGAGACCATCACGGACATAGTCCGCCGGTCCTTCCTCGCCACAATGGGCAACCAGCCGGTAGCCCTGACGCGCTGCTTCGGCAAAGACCCGTTCAAATTTCGCTGGGGGATGACCGACTTCTGATGAATCCAGACCAACCCCGGCGATGCGCCTCCGGTGTGGCTGCGCCTGCGCCAGCGTTTCGAAGGCGGCTTGCTCCGACAGGTGACGCAGGAAACACATGATCAGCTGCGAGGTCAGCCCGAAAGCGGCCTCGGCCCGGTCAAGAGCGGAACAGATACCGTTGAGCGCCGTCTCAAAGGCAATGCCGCGATCTGTGTGGCCCTGCGGATCAAAGAAAATCTCGCAATGAAGGACATTGTCGGCATGGGCACGCTGCAGATAGGCAAAGGTCAGGTCATGGAAATCCTGCTCGGTCTGTAAAACCGACATTCCGGCATAATAGACATCGAGAAAATCCTGCAGGCAGTCGAACTGATAGGCCGCACGCACGTCGTCCAGCGTGCTGTAGGGCAGGTCAACGCCGTTGCGCTCTGCCAGAGCCAGCATCATTTCAGGCTCCAGCGTGCCTTCGATATGGAGATGGAGTTCAGCCTTGGGCAAGCCGGCGATATAGTCTTCGATGTTGAAACCCGCCGGCTGCATGTCTGCCTCCTAATCGACGAAAACCAGTATTGCCATGACGGCGACCAGTACCCACAACGCCCAGGGCGTGGCACTGCGCCTCTTGCCGCCGCTCAGCCAGTCCATCGATTCAGGATGGACCTTGATGCCCTGTCCGGCCAGCGTGGCGACAGCCTTCTCGGCATTGTCCAGCAGACGCGGGGTCCGGCGGGCGATATCTTCCAGTGTATCACGAACCTTGGCCTGCGGTCCGACGGTATCGATCATCCATTGTTCGATCAGCGGTCTGGCCAGCTCCCACATATTGACCGAGGGGTTGAGTTTTCGTCCGGTTCCTTCTGCGGTCAGCATGGTTTTCTGCAGCAACAGCAACTGGGGCTGTGCTTCCATGCGGAAGGTTTCCGTGACCTGAAACAACTGCCCCAGCAGGCGCGCCACAGATATCTGTGACAATGGCAGGCCCAGTATCGGTTCGGCAATCGACCGGGCGGCCTGAGCAAAATCATCTTTTGACTGACCGGCCGGTACGTAACCGGCGGCGAAATGGACCTCTGCCACACGCCGGTAATCCCGCGACAGAAAACCGATCAGCATTTCAGCCAGGAATTTTTGTGTCCGCCTGTCGATCCGTCCCATGATTCCGAAATCGACCGGTGCGATTGACCCGTCAGGCAGGACGAAGACGTTACCGGGATGCATGTCCGCATGGAAAAAACCGTCTCGGAACACCTGCTGGAAAAATACCCGGGCAGAGGTTTCCAGAACTTTCTGGGGGTCGATACCGGCCGCAATCAGGGCGTCGCGTTCATCGACGGCGATGCCGCTGACCCGTTCCAGCGTGAGGACCCGTTCTGATGTCCGTGTCCAGTCCACTTCGGGCACGTGGAAATCCGGATCATCGGTGAAATTCTCCCCCAGCTCGGCGCAGGCGGCGGCTTCAAACCGCAGGTCCAGCTCCATGATGGAGGTGCGTTCGAACTTTTCCACCATTTCGATCGGCTTGAGGCGCCGCATGGCGGGCTGGGTCGAATGGATGATCTCGGCAACCCATTTCAGGAAATCGATATCTCGGATGAACGCAGCTTCAATGTCGGGCCGGAGAATTTTGACAGCGACCTCGCGACCGTCAGTCGTGGTGGCAAAATGCACCTGGGCAATGGAGGCTGCGGCAACCGAGCGGATATCAAATTCGCTGAAGAAATTGCTGATATCTCCGCCGAGTTCGATTTCGACGATCTCCTGCGCCAGCTTGCCGTCGAACGGGGGCAGGGCATCCTGCAGGGAAGCGAGGTCATTCGACAGTTCTTCGCCCAGCAGATCGGACCGGGTGGACAGGGCCTGACCCAGTTTGATGAAGCTTGGCCCCATATCCTGAAGGGCGCGCGCCAGACGTTCTCCGGGCCGTCCGTCCGTCCCCCTGCGCCAGAGCAGGCGGGCAATCCAGAGCGCGGGTGCCGCCGCCGCAAAGCGGGCAAGTGGAAACAGCGCATCATGCCGGGCCAGAATGGCGGCCAGCCGGAACATCCGGAATATATGTCGAACAGATCGGATCATCAGGAAACTTTGACTGGTGTGGTGACGGTATGCCGTCGCATCAGGAGGGAATGAAGTGAGACGGGGCCTGTCATGTCTAGATGCGCCAGCCGGAATGAATGGCGACGATGCCGCCGAGCAGGTTGCGGTATTTTACCTGTTCAAACCCGGCTTCACGCATCATGTCGGCAAGCTTTTCCTGCGGCGGGAACATGCGGATCGATTCAGCGAGATAGCGATAGCTTTCTTCGTCGCGTGCGACATAGCGACCGATTTTCGGCAACAGCCGGAAAGAATAGAGGTCGTAGGCAGCGGCCATGGCCGGGGCCTGAACATGGCTGAATTCCAGGCAGAAAAACCGGCCGCCGGGTTTCAGAACGCGGTAGGCGTCGGCCAGTGCCCGTTCCGGGTGGGTGACGTTGCGCAGACCGAAGGCAATGGTATAGGCGTCAAAACTGCGGTCCGGTGCCGGAACCTGTTCGGCATTGCCGACGGTCCAGTCGAGGCCCTGCAGAATGCCGCGGTCAATGGCACGGCTGCGGCCGGTACGGATCATGTTCTCGTTGATGTCGCAGACGGTGATCCGGGCGCCGGGGGCTGCCTTTGACATCCGGAAGGCGATGTCACCGGTGCCGCCGGCCAGATCGATAATGGCCTCGCCATCTTTCGGGGCGACACGGGCGACAAAATGATCCTTCCAGAGCCGGTGGGTGCCACCACTCATCAGATCATTCATCAGGTCATAGCGTCCGGCGACGGAATCGAAGACGCCCCGGACCATGCCGGCTTTCTCGTTTTCAGGGACTTCCGTGAAGCCAAAACTGGCGGTGGCTGACGGGTCCGATTTTTCTGCGCTGCTCATGCGCGGGAAGATAGCCTAACGTCTCCGGCTAGGCTAGCTTGTGCGCATGCCTGAGTTACCTGAAGTCGAAACTGTCTGTCGCGGTCTGGCCACTCATCTGGAAGGGCGGGTGCTGACCACTGTTGAGGTTCGCCGTCCGGACCTGCGTTTTCCGCTGCCCGAAGGTCTGGGCGGGCGTTTGCAGGGACGCCGGGTCGAAAGCATTTCCAGACGGGCAAAATATATCCGGATGTTTCTGGATGACGGTCAGGTGCTGGTCGCTCATCTCGGCATGAGCGGGCGGATGGTCATTGACCGGGCAGATGGCGGCATTGCGCCGGAAAAGCACGATCATATCATTTTCACGACGGAAGATGGCGACCGGGTGCGGTTTTGTGACCCCCGGAGGTTCGGCTATATGGACCTGATCGCAGGCGCGGACCTGGATAATCATGCCTATTTCAGGGATATCGGGCCGGAACCACTGGGTAATGCCTTCAACGGGCCTTATCTCGCGGCCCGGCTGGAGGGCCGGAAGACGCCCATCAAGTCAGCCCTGCTGGATCAGCGGATCGTCGCCGGCCTGGGCAATATCTATGTCTGCGAGGCGCTGTATCACGCGGGAATCTCGCCACGGCGGCAGGCGGCAAATGTGGGGCTGGTCCGGGCTGAGAAACTTGTCCCGGCGATCAAACAGGTGCTGGAACGGGCCATTGCCGCCGGTGGATCCTCTCTCCGGGATTATGTTCAGGCAAGCGGTGAGCTTGGATATTTCCAGCATGACTGGGCGGTTTATGGCCGTGAGGGAGAGAGTTGCCCCGGCTGTCGCAAGGAAGCCACACCCTGTCAGGTTCATCGCATTGTGCAGTCCGGCCGGTCGAGTTTCTATTGTGCAAAGCGGCAGCGGTGATGTATCAGATCGGCCCATGCTGACCAGAAGGTCCCTAATTACCGCGCTCACAGTGATCGCCGCCGGTTTCGCGATCCCCGCTGACGGTGCAGAGAACGACCAGTTCCTGTCTGTCATTGAGGATATGCCGCTGATGCCGGGCCTGATCGAAGTGGCCGATGCTGCAACCGTGTTCGAGACCACGCGCGGCAGAATTGTCGAAGCATGGGCGGAAGGGGACGCGGCGATGTCTGCGATTACCGACTTCTATGATGCAACATTGCCACAACTCGGCTGGAGCCGTCTTGCCGCCGGCAGTTACCGGCGCGAGGGAGAAACGCTCACGATTGAGCAGATCAGCGGGGGCGCGCCAACGACTGTCCGGTTCACGCTGACGCCGGACTGATTGCGGAGCGCCCTGCACCACGAGGTTATTCAAAGGAAAAGCACATCATGGCTTACGAGAACATTACTGCAGAGAAAAAGGGCAAGGTCGGGGTTGTTACCCTGAACCGCCCGAAGGCGCTGAATGCGCTTTCATCGCCTCTGATCCGTGAACTCGCCAAGGCACTGGATGATTTTGAGGCGGACACGGAAATCGGATGCATTGTCATTACCGGCAGCGAGAAGGCTTTCGCCGCTGGTGCGGACATCAAGGAAATGCAGCCGAAGACCTATATGGATGTCTATAAGGAAGACTTCATCACCGTTGACTGGGGCCGTGTGGCGGAATGCCGCAAGCCCGTCATTGCGGCGGTTGCCGGTTATGCGCTGGGCGGCGGTTGTGAAGTCGCGATGATGTGCGATTTCATCATTGCTGCGGATAATGCGAAATTCGGTCAGCCTGAAATTACCATCGGAACCATTCCCGGTTCCGGGGGCACCCAGCGTCTGACCCGCTTTGTGGGCAAGTCAAAGGCCATGGAAATGTGCCTGACCGGCCGCATGATGGATGCCGAGGAAGCCGAGCGTGCGGGGCTGGTAAGCCGGATCGTGCCGCTGGCGGATCTGATGGATGATGTCATGAAGACCGCGGAAACCATTGCCAATCTGTCGCTGCCTTCCGTGCTGATGGCAAAAGAGTCGGTGAACCGGGCCTATGAGACGACCCTGGAAGAAGGGGTGCGCTTTGAACGGCGTCTGTTCCATTCGACTTTTTCGACGGAAGATCAGAAGGAAGGGATGGCGGCCTTCATTGAAAAGCGCCGTCCGAGTTTTAAACACCAGTAATTCAGGCCTTCATCGCTTGACGGTGCCCGGGGCGGTCTGTATAAGCCCGCCTCCGGCTAAGAACGCTGATACAGGATAAACACATGGCCAATCATAAGTCGTCGAAGAAGCGCATCCGCACAAACGGTCGTCGCACCGATGTGAATATTGCGCGCCGCGCCCGCATTCGTACCTTCGTGAAGAAGGTCGAAATGGCACTGGACGCTGGCGATCAGGCCGCCGCTGCGGCAGCCCTGAAAGAAGCCCAGCCCGAAATGATGCGTGGCGTCAGCCGCGGCATCTTTCACGCGAACACGGTAGCGCGGAAAATTTCCCGCCTGTCGAACCGGGTGAAGACGCTCGGCGCTTAATACGTGCATATATTGGCGATCTTCTAACGCCGACGAGTTCAAGGCGCTGCAATTGCAGCGCCTTTTTTCGTTCTCGCCGGTGATGGTTGTCACATCCCTTAAATGACGTTTATGCAAGCCCCTTTTGGTCATTTTAAAGCCAAGTGACGGGGTCAAAATGACCTTTTCAAAGTCAAGAATTTTATTTGGATCATAGCCGGATTCAGCCGTTGCGCGGCTCACGGACCGCAGATAGTCTGCTCTTCATCGGAGGCGCAATGCCTCTGTCGCCAAAATGTAGTCGACTCGGATCTTTTTAGAAAAAATGCCGTGCGGCTGTGTTTTGGGTGAGATGTCTGAGGAGAAGAGTACCGGTCGTCTGTCTGAATTCTTTAAGTCTTGGGCTTCCTAGTCTTTGCATCGGATAGTTGAACCAAAAGTTGAATGCAGGCTTATTTGCCATTGGTCTCCGGATTGGGGTCCGGAGTCCTTGGGGAACATTTAAATCTGTGTTTGCCGGGATTTTTTCCGGATGTCTTGAACGGTGCCTGTCCGGCGGGTCACCGAAGTTGAATGTTAACGTTGTGTATGCTGACGGATTGCCGACTGTCGGATGCGCGCAGGGGAAGACGGAATAGAATGGAGCGAGCTCGCAACGATCTGGCAATTGAATCCCAGTGGGTGCAAATCCGGGGGCAACTCAAGAAGGAATTTGGTGATGCCGCTTTCAGAAGCTGGCTGAAGCCGATGTCCCTCGCCGAGGTTCGTAACAGTGGGGTAGTACGTGTTGCCGCTCCGACAAGGTTCATGCGGGACTGGGTTGCTTCAAATTACGCCGCGCGTATCGAAGAGCTCTGGCGTGACGAGAATCCGAAAATCAAGGGTGTGGAAGTTATTGTCCGTCCCGGTCGCGCCGAAGATGTGGCCCGGCTGGAGAGCGAGGATGATGATGCGGGAAGCAAGCCTGCGTCTGCGCCGCTGCCGGACAGTGCCCCTGCCTCTGCCTATCGCCCGTCTGCGCGATATGATGAACGTACGGATATCAGCGCTTCGCTTGATCCGCGTTTTACCTTCGACAGTTTTGTCGTCGGCAAGCCGAACGAGTTTGCCTATGCGGCGGCGCAGCGTGTGGCCGAGGCCGGTGCGGTTACTTTCAATCCCCTGTTTCTGTATGGCGGTGTCGGATTGGGCAAAACCCATCTGATGCATGCCATCGCCTGGCATATTCAGAAACTCGCGCCGCATCGCAGCGTTGTGTATCTGTCGGCTGAAAAATTCATGTATCGCTTTATCCGGGCATTGCGTGAGCGCAATACGATGGATTTCAAGGAGCAGTTCCGCTCGGTCGATGTGCTGATGATTGACGATGTACAGTTCATCGGCGGCAAGGATTCGACCCAGGAAGAATTTTTCCACACCTTCAATGCGCTTGTCGATCAGGGCCGTCAGATCGTTATTTCCGCCGACAAGTCACCGGCGGCGCTGGAAGACATGGAAGAGCGGTTGCGCTCACGTCTGGGCTGCGGGCTGGTTGCCGACATCCATTCCACGACCTATGAGCTTCGTCTGGGCATTCTGCAGTCCAAGGCGGAGAAGATGGGCGTGCCGGTGCCGGACAAGATCATGGAATTCCTGTCTCACAAGATCACATCGAATGTGCGTGAGCTTGAAGGTGCCCTGAACCGGGTGATTGCCCATTCCCAGCTGGTTGGTCGCGAGATCACGCTGGAGACCGTTCAGGATGTTCTGCACGATCTGCTGCGGGCAAATGACCGGCGGGTGACGATCGAGGAGATCCAGAAGCGGGTTGCCGAACATTTCAATATCAAGTTCGCGGAGATGGTTTCTGCCCGTCGGGCCCGCGCTGTGGCCCGTCCGCGCCAGATCGCGATGTATCTGTCGAAGCATCTGACCGCCCGTTCCCTGCCGGAAATTGGCCGGCATTTCGGTGGTCGCGACCATACAACGGTCATGCATGCGGTGAAGAAAGTCGACGAACTTCGGGCCGCTGATCCAAGCTTTGCCGAAGACGTGGAACTGCTTCGGCGCATGCTGGAAAGCTAAAGGCCGGAAAGCGGCTGTTAGCTGCCGGTTTCCGCCTGCTTTCGCTTTTGACTTCGGTGATTTCTGGTATAGTCCGACTCGTCAGGCCAGTGACGAACGGCTTGGTCCTGCGGCCTGTTCAGGGGTCGGGGTTCCGATAACCACAAAGCATCCGAGACGCAATGAAACTGACGATCGAACGGGCGACGCTACTCAGGTCTCTCTCACATGTGCAGAGTGTCGTTGAACGGCGTAACACAATTCCCATCCTGTCCAATGTAAAGCTGTCGGCGGATCGTGATTCGCTGAGCCTGACGGCGACTGACATGGATATTGATATTGTCGAAACCACGCCGGCAACGGTGACGACGGACGGGGCGACAACGGCGCCGGCTCATACGCTGTATGACATTGTCCGCCGGTTGCCGGATGGCAGCCAGGTTGAGATCGAAGCGGTGGGTGAAAACCTGACCCTGCGCAGCGGCCGGTCGAAGTTCTCGCTGCCCTGTCTGCCGACAGATGATTTCCCGGCGACGACCAGCAATGACCTACCGCACCAGTTTGAGCTGGCTGCCGCTGATCTGCGGGCACTGATTGACCGCACGCATTTCGCCATCTCGACGGAAGAAACCCGGTATTACCTCAACGGTATCTATCTGCATGCAACGGAAAGCAACGGCGAGCCCGTGCTGCGTGCGGTTGCCACCGACGGTCATCGCCTGGCCCGTGTTGAGACCCCGATGCCGGACGGCGCGTCTGAAATGCCGGGCGTGATTGTGCCCCGCAAGACGGTCGCCGAATTGCGCAAGCTGATTGATGAAACCGGTACGGTGCTCTCGATCAGCCTGTCTGATACGCGTATTCGTTTCGCCTTCGACAAGGCGGTGCTCAGCTCGAAGCTGATTGATGGCACCTTCCCGGATTATCAGCGGGTCATTCCTGCAGATAACGACAAGCAGATGAGTGTTGACCGGCGCAGTCTGGTTGATGCGGCTGGCCGTGTTTCAGCCATTTCGACCGAGAAATCGCGGGCGATCAAGCTGGAGGTTCAGCCTTCCAATCTCATTCTGTCGGCAACCAGCCCGGATAACGGGTCGGCCACGGAAGAGGTCGAGATTGATTATGATTCAACCGCGATCGAGATCGGCTTCAATTCGCGCTATATGCTCGACATTCTCGATCAGATCAAAGGCGATCATGCATCTTTTCTGATGTCCGATGCGTCCTCGCCTACCATTGTCAGCGATAGCGGCGATGCTTCGGCGCTCTATGTGCTGATGCCGATGAGGGTGTGACGGTTTGGGATATGCCGATCCGGCCAACCGCGTTGATGACACGGCCCTGCCGCTGTCCATGACCGGACCTTCGGGGGGGCTGTCGGTTGACGATGTCACGGTAACGAATTTTCGTTGTTATGGCTTCGCCCGGTTGAAGGTGGCAGGACAGACAACGGTGCTGTTCGGATCAAACGGTGCCGGCAAGACGAACATGCTGGAAGCGATATCGCTGCTGTCACCGGGACGTGGTTTGCGGCGCGCAAAAATTGGCGATGTGTTGCGCAAGGATGCCGCGGAGACCGAAACCTGGGGTGTTTCCGCCGGAATTCGTACTGCTGCAGGCGAGATGAAAATTGGTACGGCCCGTGAAGTGACGGGCGATGGCCGTGAGCGCCGGGTGGTTGCGATTGATGGCGAGCCGGTCAAGGCACAGGCTGATCTTGGCCGCCATCTTGGCATGCTCTGGCTGACACCGCAGATGGACCGGCTGTTTATCGAAGGTGCTGGCGAACGCCGGCGGTTTCTGGATCGGATGGTTTTTGGTGCTGATCCGGAACATGCCTCGCGGGTCAATGCCTATGAAAATGCGATGCGCCAGCGGAACCGGTTGTTGCGCGAGGGTCGGGTCGACCCGGCATGGGTTGCGGCGATTGAAGAGACGATGGCCGGCCTCGGGATTGCGATTGCGGCTGCGCGTCAGGATATCGTGACTCGGCTGGCGAACCTCGCCGCGGATCAGGAATCCAGTGCGTTTCCGACGGCACTGCTGTCCTATGATTGTGAGACGGCGGGGCTGTTGCAGGATCGCCCGGCCCTTGATGCGGAACTGGCGCTGAAAGCGCGGTTGTTTTCGAACCGGTCGCTGGATGCCGCCGCCGGTGTGACCACATTCGGCCCGCATCGGGCCGATCTTGCGGTGCGGTTCGCCGCAAAAGACATGCCGGCAGCAGATTGCTCAACCGGTGAACAGAAGGCGCTGCTGATCGGTATCGTACTGGCGAATGCCAGAATGCAGGCGCGGCTGCGCGGATTTGCGCCGCTGCTGTTGCTGGACGAAGTTTGTGCCCATCTCGATGAAGGTCGGCGTGCGGCCCTGTTTGACGAAATTGACGAGATCGGTGCCCAGGCGTTTCTGACCGGCGCAGATCGTGTTCAGTTCAGTGCGCTGGAACGGCGCGCCTGTTTCGTGCGTATAGAAGATGCGACCCTTTACCCCCAACCGGATAGCTGAAGATCATGACTGGTGAAGAAAATACACCCCTGCCCATAGACCCGGAAGCTTATGATGCCGGATCGATCAAGGTTCTGCGTGGGCTCGAAGCGGTGCGCAAGCGACCCGGCATGTATATCGGTGATACCGATGACGGCTCGGGCCTGCATCATATGGTCTATGAAGTCGTCGATAATGCGATTGATGAGGCGCTGGCCGGACATTGCGATCTGGTGACCGTAACACTCAATGGTGACGGTTCCGTGACAGTGACCGATAATGGTCGCGGTATCCCCGTTGATATGCATGAGGAAGAGGGTGTGTCTGCGGCGGAAGTCATCATGACCCAGCTTCATGCCGGCGGTAAGTTTGACCAGAATTCCTACAAGGTTTCCGGCGGTCTGCACGGCGTTGGCGTCTCGGTTGTAAACGCGCTGTCAGATTATCTGGAACTGCGGATTTTCCGGGACGGCAAGGAACATGCCGTTCGTTTCGAACATGGCGATACGGTTGACCATCTGCGTGTTGTCGGCCCGGCAAATGGCCAGAAGGGGACGCATGTTACCTTCATGCCGGCCAGCACAACCTTCACCATGACGGAATTCGATTTTCCGACGCTGGAACACCGTCTGCGGGAACTGGCGTTCCTGAATTCCGGTGTGGCGCTGAAGCTGACGGATTCCCGTGGCGTGGAAGACACCGTCGTCGACCTGCATTACGAGGGCGGGCTGGCTTCTTTCGTCGAGTATCTGGACCGCAACAAGACATCGGTGACAGAGGGTGCCATCGTTGCTTTCGGTGAGAAGGACGGTATTACCGTTGAGGTCGCGCTGCAGTGGAACGAAAGCTACCACGAGAGCATGCACTGCTTTACGAACAATATTCCGCAGCGGGACGGCGGTACGCACCTCGCCGGTTTCCGTGGCGCGCTGACCCGTACGATCAATAATTACGCGACGAATTCGGGTCTGGCGAAGAAGATGAAGGTCTCGATCTCCGGCGATGATGCCCGTGAGGGGATGACATGTGTCCTGTCGGTCAAGGTGCCGGATCCGAAGTTCTCGTCACAGACCAAGGATAAGCTGGTCTCGTCAGAGGTCCGGCCGATTGTGGAATCGGTTGTGGGTGAAAAGCTCGACCAGTGGTTCGAGGAACATCCAAAAGAGACCATGAAGATCATCGGCAAGATTGTCGAAGCCGCCGCCGCCCGTGAGGCCGCGCGCAAGGCACGCGAACTGACCCGCCGCAAGGGTGCGCTGGATATCTCGTCGCTGCCCGGAAAGCTGGCGGATTGTCAGGAGCGTGACCCTGCGAAATCCGAACTGTTCCTGGTCGAGGGTGATTCCGCCGGTGGCTCTGCCAAACAGGGGCGTGATCGCTCGAATCAGGCGATCCTGCCGCTGCGGGGTAAAATTCTCAATGTGGAGCGGGCGCGGTTCGACAAGATGCTGTCTTCCGCCGAAATCGGCACCCTGATCACGGCGCTCGGCACCGGTATCCGGGATGATTTCAATATTGAGAAATGCCGCTACCACAAGATTGTCATCATG
Coding sequences within:
- the gyrB gene encoding DNA topoisomerase (ATP-hydrolyzing) subunit B — protein: MTGEENTPLPIDPEAYDAGSIKVLRGLEAVRKRPGMYIGDTDDGSGLHHMVYEVVDNAIDEALAGHCDLVTVTLNGDGSVTVTDNGRGIPVDMHEEEGVSAAEVIMTQLHAGGKFDQNSYKVSGGLHGVGVSVVNALSDYLELRIFRDGKEHAVRFEHGDTVDHLRVVGPANGQKGTHVTFMPASTTFTMTEFDFPTLEHRLRELAFLNSGVALKLTDSRGVEDTVVDLHYEGGLASFVEYLDRNKTSVTEGAIVAFGEKDGITVEVALQWNESYHESMHCFTNNIPQRDGGTHLAGFRGALTRTINNYATNSGLAKKMKVSISGDDAREGMTCVLSVKVPDPKFSSQTKDKLVSSEVRPIVESVVGEKLDQWFEEHPKETMKIIGKIVEAAAAREAARKARELTRRKGALDISSLPGKLADCQERDPAKSELFLVEGDSAGGSAKQGRDRSNQAILPLRGKILNVERARFDKMLSSAEIGTLITALGTGIRDDFNIEKCRYHKIVIMTDADVDGSHIRTLLLTFFYRQMPQLIEKGYLYIAQPPLYRAKKGNSEQYLKDEKSLGDFLVDTGIHEAGLTLNDGTQIRGTDLRAIVNTAREAKGLLDAISRHMPVRIAEQAAIAGALNAEMLNDTEKGAAVAGYIATRLNALESEYEKGWAGVSETDGRLIFSRTLRGVTERYAIDASLIRSSEARRLDMLAAQLQEFFAQHGTFFAKDMERRIVGPIDLVETVMEVGRKGIAVQRYKGLGEMNPDQLWQTTLDPNARTLLQVKVSIADEADEIFSTLMGDVVEPRRDFIQTNALKVANLDV
- the dnaA gene encoding chromosomal replication initiator protein DnaA, whose amino-acid sequence is MERARNDLAIESQWVQIRGQLKKEFGDAAFRSWLKPMSLAEVRNSGVVRVAAPTRFMRDWVASNYAARIEELWRDENPKIKGVEVIVRPGRAEDVARLESEDDDAGSKPASAPLPDSAPASAYRPSARYDERTDISASLDPRFTFDSFVVGKPNEFAYAAAQRVAEAGAVTFNPLFLYGGVGLGKTHLMHAIAWHIQKLAPHRSVVYLSAEKFMYRFIRALRERNTMDFKEQFRSVDVLMIDDVQFIGGKDSTQEEFFHTFNALVDQGRQIVISADKSPAALEDMEERLRSRLGCGLVADIHSTTYELRLGILQSKAEKMGVPVPDKIMEFLSHKITSNVRELEGALNRVIAHSQLVGREITLETVQDVLHDLLRANDRRVTIEEIQKRVAEHFNIKFAEMVSARRARAVARPRQIAMYLSKHLTARSLPEIGRHFGGRDHTTVMHAVKKVDELRAADPSFAEDVELLRRMLES
- the recF gene encoding DNA replication/repair protein RecF; amino-acid sequence: MTGPSGGLSVDDVTVTNFRCYGFARLKVAGQTTVLFGSNGAGKTNMLEAISLLSPGRGLRRAKIGDVLRKDAAETETWGVSAGIRTAAGEMKIGTAREVTGDGRERRVVAIDGEPVKAQADLGRHLGMLWLTPQMDRLFIEGAGERRRFLDRMVFGADPEHASRVNAYENAMRQRNRLLREGRVDPAWVAAIEETMAGLGIAIAAARQDIVTRLANLAADQESSAFPTALLSYDCETAGLLQDRPALDAELALKARLFSNRSLDAAAGVTTFGPHRADLAVRFAAKDMPAADCSTGEQKALLIGIVLANARMQARLRGFAPLLLLDEVCAHLDEGRRAALFDEIDEIGAQAFLTGADRVQFSALERRACFVRIEDATLYPQPDS
- a CDS encoding DNA polymerase III subunit beta, giving the protein MKLTIERATLLRSLSHVQSVVERRNTIPILSNVKLSADRDSLSLTATDMDIDIVETTPATVTTDGATTAPAHTLYDIVRRLPDGSQVEIEAVGENLTLRSGRSKFSLPCLPTDDFPATTSNDLPHQFELAAADLRALIDRTHFAISTEETRYYLNGIYLHATESNGEPVLRAVATDGHRLARVETPMPDGASEMPGVIVPRKTVAELRKLIDETGTVLSISLSDTRIRFAFDKAVLSSKLIDGTFPDYQRVIPADNDKQMSVDRRSLVDAAGRVSAISTEKSRAIKLEVQPSNLILSATSPDNGSATEEVEIDYDSTAIEIGFNSRYMLDILDQIKGDHASFLMSDASSPTIVSDSGDASALYVLMPMRV